The following proteins come from a genomic window of Achromobacter deleyi:
- a CDS encoding transporter substrate-binding domain-containing protein yields MTTRRTLLTAALTLGLAWSMGTAHAQETIRAVTDATFPPMEFVKDGKRTGFDIELVEALAAAMGKKVEWIDIDFKGLIPALQAGRADIAVSAIYITPERAKVVDFTDPYYAGGLVVMTKKDGPIKTLKDLDGRKVSVQVGTKSVNYLKDHYPSVQRVEVEKNQEMFNLVQIGRADAAVTGKPAAKLFAQSTTDLTVLGDQITTEDYGIAVPKNKPELTRGLNEALQKIKADGSYQAIVNKWFEAPAK; encoded by the coding sequence ATGACTACTCGCCGCACCCTGCTGACCGCCGCCCTGACCCTGGGCCTGGCCTGGAGCATGGGCACCGCCCACGCCCAGGAAACCATCCGCGCCGTGACCGACGCCACCTTCCCGCCCATGGAGTTCGTCAAGGACGGCAAGCGCACCGGTTTCGACATTGAACTGGTCGAGGCCCTGGCCGCCGCCATGGGCAAGAAGGTCGAATGGATCGACATCGACTTCAAGGGTCTGATTCCCGCCCTGCAGGCTGGCCGTGCCGACATCGCCGTGTCCGCCATCTACATCACGCCCGAGCGTGCCAAGGTGGTGGACTTCACCGACCCGTACTACGCCGGCGGCCTGGTCGTGATGACCAAGAAAGACGGCCCCATCAAGACCCTGAAGGACCTGGACGGCCGCAAGGTGTCGGTGCAGGTCGGCACCAAGTCGGTCAACTACCTGAAGGACCACTACCCGTCGGTGCAGCGCGTCGAGGTCGAGAAGAACCAGGAGATGTTCAACCTGGTGCAGATCGGTCGCGCCGATGCCGCCGTGACCGGCAAGCCGGCCGCCAAGCTGTTCGCCCAGAGCACCACCGACCTGACCGTGCTGGGCGACCAGATCACCACCGAGGACTACGGCATCGCCGTGCCCAAGAACAAACCGGAGCTGACCCGCGGCCTGAATGAGGCGTTGCAGAAGATCAAGGCCGATGGCAGCTACCAGGCCATCGTCAACAAGTGGTTCGAGGCGCCCGCGAAATGA
- a CDS encoding IclR family transcriptional regulator has product MMDQSVGPGADRVLYVLATLARHDGPLSIAALAEKTGLAQSTLYRQVALLKRWGFVAEHEGEYGPGPLCVQLAWGFDQSSFLIHEAQPDMAALAAASGETIGLLVAVKDQAVCLDMVESQHPLRCSFTKGRGLPLVRGASAKSLLAFMPVPRQQAALAILARESGVDPTRLADELEAIRAQGYAVTDSEVDAGVWGVSVPIFQRANQAVASITLMAPSTRAAQRPQAFIDLTVAAARRISGRLQAH; this is encoded by the coding sequence TTGATGGATCAGTCGGTAGGACCGGGCGCGGACCGGGTGCTTTACGTGTTGGCCACGCTGGCCCGGCACGATGGCCCCCTGAGCATCGCCGCGCTGGCGGAGAAGACCGGCCTGGCGCAGAGCACGCTCTACCGCCAGGTGGCGCTGCTCAAGCGCTGGGGCTTCGTCGCCGAGCACGAGGGCGAGTACGGCCCCGGTCCGCTGTGCGTGCAACTGGCCTGGGGCTTCGACCAGTCGTCGTTCCTGATCCATGAAGCGCAGCCGGACATGGCGGCATTGGCCGCCGCGTCGGGCGAGACCATCGGCCTGCTGGTGGCGGTCAAGGACCAGGCCGTGTGCCTGGACATGGTCGAGAGCCAGCATCCGCTGCGCTGTTCCTTCACCAAGGGCCGCGGCCTGCCGCTGGTGCGCGGCGCCTCGGCCAAGTCGCTGCTGGCTTTCATGCCGGTTCCGCGCCAACAGGCCGCGCTGGCCATCCTGGCGCGGGAGTCGGGCGTGGATCCGACCCGCCTGGCCGACGAACTCGAGGCCATCCGCGCCCAGGGCTATGCCGTGACCGACAGCGAAGTCGACGCCGGCGTCTGGGGCGTGAGCGTGCCGATCTTCCAGCGCGCCAACCAGGCGGTGGCCTCCATCACGCTGATGGCCCCGTCCACCCGCGCCGCCCAGCGGCCGCAGGCCTTCATCGACCTGACCGTCGCGGCCGCCCGCCGCATCTCGGGCAGGCTGCAGGCGCACTGA